The DNA window CAATACCCAGCGGCGGCTGTTCCCGCACCAGAAGAACGTGGTGGGCGAGGTGATCCTGGTAGGCAACATGCCGGCGACGGTGGTCGGCGTGGCCAAGGAGAAGCAGTCGATGTTCGGCAGCAGCAAGACGCTGAACGTGTGGGTGCCTTACAGCACCATGGCCAACCGGCTGATGGGCAACAATTATTTTGACTCGATTACCGTGCGCATCCGCGACGGCTACGACAGCAAGGAAGCGGAACAGCAGCTGTCGCGCCTGTTGACGCTGCGTCACGGCAAGAAGGACTTCTTCACCTATAACATGGACAGCCTGGTGCAAACCGCCGAGAAAACCACCCGCACGCTGCAGCTGTTCCTGACGCTGGTGGCGGTGATTTCGCTGGTGGTCGGCGGCATCGGCGTGATGAACATCATGCTGGTGTCGGTGACCGAACGTACGCGTGAGATTGGCATCCGCATGGCGGTGGGTGCCCGTTCCGGCGACGTGTTGCAGCAGTTTCTGATCGAGGCGGTATTGGTCTGCCTGGTGGGGGGCGCGCTGGGGATTACGTTGTCGTTCGCCATCGGCCTGGCGGTGCAGCTGGTATTGCCGGGCTGGCAGATCAGCTTCCCGCCGGCGGCGTTGCTGAGCGCGTTCCTCTGTTCCACCGGCATCGGCGTGGTGTTCGGCTACCTGCCGGCGCGCAATGCCGCGCGGCTGAATCCGATCGATGCGCTGGCGCGCGAGTAAGCAAAAGGCATAAAAAATGCCAGTCACACGGCGGCTGGCATTTTTATCGCAGTCACGGTCAATGCAGCGCGACGCTGCCGGAAGCGTTTAGGACAGCGCCTCGCTTTCCACCGGCACAATAAGACTGGCATGGTTCCCTTTTGGCCCTTGATGCACGTCGAAGCTGACCTGCTGGCCCGCCTTCAACGTTCTGTAACCATCCATCTTGATGGTGGAATAATGCGCGAAAATATCTTCGCCACCGCCGGCTGGGCAGATGAAGCCAAAGCCTTTGGCGTTGTTAAACCATTTAACAGTACCCGTCTCCATGCTTTTACATCCCTCGCAACGCTATTTTAAGTGAGATGAATAACTGAATTCGCACCCGCCGTGGGCGGGTAGCAGGGTGGACAAGGGGTGGTTAAAAGACCACCAGCCACGAATTTACACTCTAGAGCAAATGATCGGGGCGTCAAGGGATCGGCTTTTGTCGGCGGGGAGCAGTTCACCAAAGTTTGAAGCAGGTAACGCTATTGCCACGATTCAGTCACAATTGGCCCGTTTTTTTGCGCACGTTACAGTGCGGCGGGACGAGGCCGAAGATGATAAAATAGTAACTATCCCCACTTTGAATAACCGAAACCTGCCCCCATATCAGAGGGCAGAGCAGAGAAGATGAGCAGCGATGGGCAATAACAACGACTGGCTAAACTTTGAACACTTGGCCGAAGAAAAACAAATCGATGCGGTAAAACCGCCGTCTATGTATAAAGTTATACTTAACAACGACGATTACA is part of the Serratia marcescens genome and encodes:
- the cspD gene encoding cold shock-like protein CspD, yielding METGTVKWFNNAKGFGFICPAGGGEDIFAHYSTIKMDGYRTLKAGQQVSFDVHQGPKGNHASLIVPVESEALS